The Apibacter raozihei genome contains a region encoding:
- a CDS encoding metallophosphoesterase, which produces MIRIAIFADIHGKILLPFKLTDYYQKMSHKKVDAIFQCGDLGAFPKLENLDKATLRHQKYDRNELGFHDDFVQENKEIKNFLQQLDLDMICVRGNHEDHEYLDELENASDAPLFPIDIYNRVWICKSGYLQTFCKGEECLTFTGIGRIGDLKNRKDKRFVQEYEKRQINKLIKKHSYLDLLISHDKDDSSQRGYGMPELRKITDSICIPYHFYGHTGEDFNQQVSPNGITNHIKIKELEFDSSGSLPYGCMIILEKEMDHLNLEIVDQKIILPFTKEHWKYL; this is translated from the coding sequence ATGATACGTATTGCAATATTTGCAGATATACACGGAAAAATATTACTTCCTTTTAAACTTACCGATTATTATCAGAAAATGAGTCATAAAAAAGTAGATGCTATTTTTCAATGTGGAGATTTGGGTGCTTTCCCCAAGCTGGAAAACCTTGACAAAGCTACACTCAGGCATCAGAAATATGATAGAAATGAATTAGGTTTCCATGATGACTTTGTACAAGAGAATAAAGAAATTAAAAATTTCCTTCAACAACTTGATCTGGATATGATATGTGTGAGAGGAAATCATGAGGATCATGAGTATCTGGATGAGTTAGAAAATGCTTCAGATGCTCCTCTTTTTCCTATTGATATATACAACAGGGTCTGGATTTGTAAATCTGGGTATTTACAGACTTTTTGTAAAGGTGAGGAATGTCTGACTTTTACCGGAATCGGAAGAATTGGAGACCTTAAAAACCGTAAGGATAAAAGATTCGTACAGGAATATGAGAAAAGACAAATAAACAAGCTAATAAAAAAACACAGTTATCTGGATCTGCTTATTTCTCATGATAAAGATGATTCTTCCCAAAGAGGATACGGAATGCCTGAATTAAGAAAAATAACTGATAGTATTTGCATTCCTTATCATTTTTATGGACATACGGGTGAAGATTTCAATCAACAAGTCTCTCCAAATGGAATTACCAATCACATTAAAATAAAAGAACTGGAATTTGACAGCTCAGGTTCCCTTCCTTATGGTTGTATGATCATCCTGGAAAAAGAGATGGATCATTTGAATTTGGAAATAGTAGATCAAAAAATTATTCTTCCATTTACTAAAGAACACTGGAAATACTTATAA
- a CDS encoding response regulator transcription factor, with translation MQLLLVEDNKKISEFMVKGLEESGFSITLAENGVEARSQINEGKWDVILLDIMLPDIDGIEILQYIRYKKITVPVLVISALGDPDDKVRALDYGADDYLSKPFHFKELIARIHALDRRVKMSYDSSSEMLVCDDLIVHVDEHKIMRGDVEINLTIQEFKLLKFLMENKNKVVSRTQILTNVWGVNHDINTNIVDVYISYLRNKIDWEGKNKIIETIKGRGYRIKS, from the coding sequence ATGCAGTTGTTATTGGTCGAAGATAATAAGAAAATAAGTGAATTCATGGTTAAAGGTCTGGAAGAAAGCGGTTTTTCTATAACCTTGGCGGAAAACGGGGTTGAAGCCAGAAGTCAGATTAATGAAGGAAAATGGGATGTCATATTATTAGATATTATGTTGCCTGATATAGACGGTATAGAGATATTACAGTATATAAGGTATAAAAAAATTACCGTTCCGGTATTAGTGATTAGCGCCTTAGGAGATCCTGATGATAAGGTTCGTGCATTGGATTATGGAGCTGATGATTATTTATCTAAGCCCTTTCATTTTAAAGAATTGATTGCCAGAATCCATGCACTAGACCGAAGGGTGAAAATGAGTTATGACTCTTCATCAGAAATGCTGGTATGTGATGATTTGATAGTGCACGTAGATGAGCACAAAATAATGAGAGGAGACGTAGAAATAAATCTTACGATTCAGGAATTTAAATTGTTGAAATTTCTGATGGAAAATAAAAATAAAGTAGTTTCCAGAACGCAGATTTTGACCAATGTATGGGGCGTAAACCATGACATAAATACTAATATTGTTGATGTATATATTTCTTATCTCAGGAATAAAATAGATTGGGAAGGCAAAAATAAAATTATTGAAACCATCAAAGGAAGAGGATACAGAATCAAATCATAA
- the prfH gene encoding peptide chain release factor H gives MNSSKKYKKIVQFSSGRGPVECEWVVARLIKLFYKELEEKQIEYKVLESTLGQQAGTLQSVTLELYGEDKIIEPFLKNWKGVIQFTGKSMYRKFHKRKNWFVGVHEVSNLSEIQISDSDIKYQAVRARGAGGQNVNKVNTAVRATHSPTLVSVFAMDSRSQLENKKLAKKRLLEKLSELNLTLVKEQIQEKWNQHLNLERGNPTRIFSEKDLFIN, from the coding sequence ATGAATTCATCAAAAAAATATAAAAAAATTGTACAATTCTCTTCCGGCAGAGGCCCTGTAGAATGTGAATGGGTAGTGGCACGGTTGATTAAACTATTTTATAAAGAACTGGAAGAAAAACAAATAGAATATAAAGTATTAGAATCGACATTGGGACAACAAGCAGGTACATTACAATCTGTTACTCTGGAATTATATGGAGAAGATAAAATAATAGAACCATTTTTAAAAAACTGGAAAGGAGTTATTCAATTTACAGGTAAAAGCATGTATCGAAAATTTCATAAACGAAAAAACTGGTTTGTAGGTGTTCATGAAGTATCGAACCTGTCAGAAATTCAAATATCAGATTCCGATATTAAATATCAGGCTGTTCGTGCACGCGGTGCCGGAGGGCAAAATGTAAACAAAGTGAATACAGCGGTGCGTGCTACTCACTCCCCTACTCTGGTTTCCGTTTTTGCTATGGACTCCCGATCACAACTGGAAAACAAGAAACTGGCAAAAAAACGCCTGTTGGAAAAATTATCCGAACTAAATCTTACTTTAGTTAAAGAGCAAATTCAGGAAAAATGGAATCAACACCTGAATCTGGAAAGAGGTAATCCGACTCGCATTTTTTCAGAGAAAGATTTATTTATCAATTAA
- a CDS encoding GEVED domain-containing protein, giving the protein MKIFYSLFSILWISLSLSAQENIYHTFCGAEEVNKELMELDPGFKDRIQKFNKELSVLAKSGRLQQVYKSDNGIYEIPVVVHVFHDGSPIGTQYNKTDEQIQSWIDATNKIYEGTAPGFDGPGTGGTRIPIRLVLAKRDMNCNPTSGIIRIDGSQLPDYVEYGVKRNGNNGVTESQLYNLSQWDRVFYYNIYVINKFDGNDASKGGLAGYAYYPGGSNDRTLMVSTIVKNTDTTLSHEFGHAMGLKHTFGDVSGNGGVCPPSTGDCTVDDDFVCDTEPTQSLLNTYPVPTNSDINPCTGTYYQGTQYNIMNYGYKLTRFTDGQGQRAIAHILAFRASHINSKGGEQPDDKKLIQPVKACVPTSIANPENEYQMGPANVTFGDMNYKSGGYNVDGFLFYIDNPAKCYADKATTSIPVGVETPLSISVNINDQNVKAYIDYNNDGVFDEVNELVFSKRIIKNTTETINVTPPSDVVVNSPLRMRVVADWVSENITACKNLLYGQAEDFAVTFTKTLDIDEPLKKENIKIFTHNKSIIIKSEQLLIKKVDVFDIYGKRLVSEEFSPNSLYEISQDKLLGATIVFLVIQSENGATYKEKVLVH; this is encoded by the coding sequence ATGAAAATTTTTTACAGTTTATTTTCAATTCTTTGGATTTCCTTAAGTCTTTCTGCACAAGAAAATATTTATCACACATTTTGTGGTGCAGAAGAGGTAAATAAAGAATTAATGGAGCTAGATCCCGGATTTAAAGATAGGATACAGAAATTTAACAAAGAACTTTCTGTGTTAGCTAAGTCAGGGCGTTTGCAACAAGTATACAAATCGGATAACGGAATATACGAAATTCCGGTGGTAGTCCATGTTTTTCATGATGGATCACCGATAGGTACCCAGTATAATAAGACAGATGAACAAATTCAATCTTGGATTGATGCAACTAATAAAATATATGAAGGTACAGCACCCGGATTTGACGGTCCAGGCACGGGAGGTACACGTATACCCATACGATTGGTTTTAGCAAAAAGAGATATGAATTGTAACCCTACTTCAGGTATTATCCGTATTGATGGTTCTCAGCTTCCGGATTATGTTGAATACGGTGTGAAAAGAAACGGAAACAATGGAGTTACTGAAAGTCAGTTATATAATCTGAGCCAATGGGATCGGGTTTTTTATTATAATATTTATGTAATAAACAAATTTGATGGAAACGATGCTTCGAAAGGAGGTTTAGCGGGGTATGCATATTATCCTGGGGGTTCTAATGACAGAACATTAATGGTGTCTACTATAGTTAAAAATACAGATACCACCTTATCACACGAATTCGGGCACGCAATGGGATTAAAGCATACGTTTGGAGACGTAAGCGGTAACGGGGGAGTATGCCCACCAAGTACAGGCGATTGTACGGTAGATGATGATTTTGTATGCGATACAGAACCTACGCAAAGTCTATTAAATACCTATCCTGTACCTACCAATTCAGATATAAACCCATGTACAGGAACGTATTATCAAGGTACTCAATACAATATCATGAACTACGGATATAAACTCACCCGATTTACCGATGGTCAAGGACAGCGAGCGATTGCTCATATATTGGCGTTTAGAGCTTCTCATATTAATTCAAAGGGAGGAGAACAACCTGATGATAAAAAACTAATTCAGCCCGTTAAAGCTTGTGTACCTACATCTATTGCAAATCCTGAAAATGAGTATCAAATGGGGCCTGCCAATGTAACTTTTGGTGATATGAATTACAAATCAGGGGGATATAATGTTGATGGATTTCTTTTTTATATAGATAATCCTGCTAAATGCTATGCAGATAAAGCAACGACAAGTATTCCTGTAGGTGTCGAAACACCTCTTTCTATCTCAGTAAATATAAATGATCAAAATGTAAAAGCTTATATAGACTATAATAACGATGGAGTGTTTGACGAAGTGAATGAACTGGTTTTTTCAAAAAGAATAATTAAAAATACAACTGAAACAATCAACGTTACTCCTCCTTCAGATGTAGTAGTTAATTCACCTTTGCGAATGAGAGTTGTCGCTGACTGGGTATCAGAAAACATAACTGCATGCAAAAATTTGTTGTATGGACAGGCGGAAGATTTTGCTGTTACTTTCACGAAAACTTTGGATATTGATGAGCCATTGAAAAAAGAGAATATTAAAATTTTCACACATAATAAATCAATAATTATTAAATCAGAGCAATTACTCATTAAAAAAGTAGATGTTTTTGATATATATGGAAAAAGACTAGTTTCAGAAGAATTTTCACCAAACTCTCTTTATGAAATATCCCAAGATAAACTTTTAGGTGCGACTATTGTCTTTCTCGTAATACAATCTGAAAACGGAGCTACTTATAAAGAAAAAGTTTTAGTTCATTAG
- a CDS encoding CatB-related O-acetyltransferase — protein MKLKNIPDCNKIFPLKHYSNLCFLKNVIKNPNISIGDYTYYDDFEDIMNFEKNVKYHFDFIGDKLIIGKFCAIASGVTFIMNGANHLMESVTTYPFAIFGGDWSKSMEGKDYPNKGNTVIGNDVWIGYKATIMPGITIGDGAIIAAYAVVTKNVPPYSIVGGNPATMIKKRFTENQINHLLEIEWWNWDIEKITKHISVLTSNEPFIEIS, from the coding sequence ATGAAATTAAAAAATATTCCTGACTGTAATAAAATATTTCCATTAAAACATTATTCAAATTTATGTTTTTTAAAGAATGTTATTAAGAATCCAAACATTAGTATCGGAGATTACACATATTATGATGATTTTGAAGATATCATGAATTTTGAGAAAAATGTGAAATATCATTTTGATTTTATAGGTGATAAGTTAATTATCGGTAAGTTCTGTGCTATTGCTTCTGGAGTAACCTTTATTATGAATGGAGCAAACCATCTTATGGAATCTGTTACCACTTATCCTTTCGCTATTTTTGGAGGAGACTGGAGCAAAAGTATGGAGGGCAAGGATTACCCAAACAAAGGGAATACTGTAATTGGTAATGATGTCTGGATTGGTTATAAGGCTACCATTATGCCTGGAATAACCATTGGAGACGGAGCCATAATTGCTGCATATGCTGTAGTTACTAAAAACGTACCCCCCTACTCCATTGTAGGTGGTAATCCAGCTACTATGATTAAAAAGAGATTTACTGAAAATCAAATTAACCATTTATTAGAAATAGAATGGTGGAACTGGGACATTGAAAAAATTACAAAACATATTTCAGTTCTTACTTCTAATGAACCCTTTATTGAAATCTCATAA
- a CDS encoding efflux RND transporter permease subunit: protein MHKFVEKCIAFSLRNHILVLFLTVLLAIGGVVCYFNTPIEAYPDVTNTRVRIITQWPGRSAEEIEKFVTLPVMREMNTIPRKTDVRSTSLFGLSVVTVIFEDGVDDFFAQQYASNRMQGLDLPDGADAGIEPPSGATGEIYRYVVKSDLPIREVAALNEWVIERELLSVPGVASINSFGGEEKIYEIKVNPIELANYDLSPLEVYEAISNSNINVGGDVIQKGNQAYVVRGIGLLESVKDIENILIEVKGSTPVRVKQVATVSVGAKPRLGQVGLDDKDDVVQGIVVMLRGQNPGEVIKNLKEKISELNERILPEDVKMEPFIDRTNLVDSTVHTVMKNLIEGIILVSIVVFIFLFNWRTTLIVATVIPLSFLFAIIMLRIQGLPANLISMGALDFGLLLEGTLVIVEIIFVAMVKKTDQLGDVRYTKLAKGGLIKKSSGSVASHIFFAQIILVVALFPIFSFQKVEGKMFSPLAFTLGYALLGSLILAITYVPVMCKILLNKPMKEKTNKISRFFTSNLYKIYEFASRHRKASIAAFLIVLVACAARFSFWGTEFIPSMNEGAIYIRATLPNSINLDESVRITKEMKKKLRKFDEVKFVLTQTGRPNDGTDATGFFNIEFHTELKPENQWKRKISKDDLIAEMKEALDIYPGTIFGFSQPIQDNVEEYVAGVKSSLVIKIFGDDLHQLEKLADQTASIIKNVNGVDDVNVFRSIGLPELQIKLSESRMARYAVSMNDAQAVVEMAIGGKAATEFYEGERIFDVRVRFQKEYRDNEDKIGEILIPTMDGKYVPLKEIADITFVSGPTFIYRDGSSRYVGVGFSIRDRDLGSTIAEAREKVDKGVKLEHGNKMVWAGEFESQQRATHRLMVIVPCVILLILFLLYMNFRTVKDTLIAASAMPYAFIGGFISLWATGTIFGISAGIGFIILFGITAIDSILLIALMKKKMSTMRNLREAIDSAVKSRIRPVLMIALMGSMGLLPAAMSNGMGSEVQKPLAIMIVGGIVVCMLLSFTILPQVFYFAYRRNKKLKP from the coding sequence ATGCATAAGTTTGTAGAGAAATGTATTGCATTTTCGCTCCGTAACCATATATTAGTACTATTCCTAACTGTGCTTTTAGCCATAGGAGGAGTTGTCTGTTATTTCAATACCCCTATAGAAGCTTATCCGGATGTTACCAACACACGGGTTAGAATTATCACTCAATGGCCGGGAAGAAGTGCAGAAGAAATAGAAAAATTTGTAACACTTCCTGTGATGAGGGAGATGAATACCATACCCAGGAAAACAGATGTAAGATCAACTTCGTTATTTGGGTTGTCGGTGGTTACAGTGATTTTTGAAGATGGTGTTGATGACTTTTTTGCACAACAGTATGCATCTAACCGAATGCAGGGACTTGATCTCCCGGATGGAGCAGATGCAGGAATAGAACCCCCGTCAGGAGCTACCGGAGAAATTTACCGGTACGTTGTTAAAAGTGATTTACCTATCCGGGAAGTAGCAGCATTAAATGAATGGGTAATAGAAAGAGAATTGCTTTCAGTTCCCGGAGTAGCCAGTATCAATAGTTTTGGTGGCGAAGAAAAAATTTATGAAATAAAAGTTAATCCTATCGAATTAGCAAACTATGATCTGTCTCCTTTAGAAGTATACGAAGCAATTTCAAACAGTAATATAAATGTAGGAGGAGATGTTATTCAAAAAGGTAATCAGGCCTACGTTGTAAGAGGGATCGGTCTTTTAGAAAGTGTGAAAGATATAGAGAACATACTGATAGAAGTAAAAGGAAGTACACCAGTCAGAGTAAAGCAGGTAGCGACTGTGAGTGTAGGAGCAAAACCGAGATTAGGTCAGGTTGGGCTTGATGATAAAGATGATGTTGTACAGGGAATTGTAGTCATGTTACGAGGGCAGAACCCTGGAGAAGTAATCAAAAATCTTAAAGAAAAAATATCAGAATTAAATGAGCGGATATTACCGGAAGATGTAAAAATGGAACCATTTATCGATAGAACTAATCTTGTCGATTCTACGGTGCATACAGTAATGAAAAACCTTATAGAAGGGATTATACTGGTTTCAATCGTTGTATTTATATTCCTTTTTAACTGGAGAACCACTCTAATTGTAGCAACAGTAATTCCATTGTCTTTCCTTTTTGCAATTATTATGCTTAGAATTCAGGGATTACCTGCTAACTTAATTTCCATGGGAGCACTTGATTTTGGACTGTTACTCGAAGGAACATTGGTAATTGTTGAGATCATATTTGTGGCAATGGTCAAAAAAACAGATCAATTGGGAGATGTACGTTACACAAAATTAGCTAAAGGTGGTCTTATAAAGAAAAGCTCCGGTTCTGTTGCTTCTCATATCTTTTTTGCGCAGATTATTCTGGTTGTTGCACTATTCCCTATTTTTTCTTTTCAGAAGGTCGAAGGTAAAATGTTTTCACCCTTGGCATTTACCTTAGGATATGCTTTGTTAGGATCGTTAATTTTAGCAATCACATATGTGCCGGTTATGTGTAAAATATTGCTAAACAAGCCTATGAAAGAAAAAACCAATAAGATAAGTCGATTTTTTACATCCAACCTATATAAAATATATGAATTTGCGTCCAGGCATCGAAAAGCAAGTATAGCAGCATTTTTAATAGTATTAGTTGCTTGTGCTGCCAGGTTTAGCTTTTGGGGAACCGAATTCATACCGAGTATGAATGAAGGGGCTATATATATCAGGGCTACCCTTCCCAATAGTATTAATCTGGACGAATCGGTACGGATTACCAAAGAAATGAAGAAAAAGCTGAGGAAATTTGATGAAGTTAAGTTCGTTTTAACACAAACAGGAAGACCCAATGACGGAACTGATGCAACAGGATTTTTCAATATTGAATTTCATACGGAATTAAAACCGGAAAACCAGTGGAAAAGAAAAATTTCAAAAGATGACCTGATTGCTGAGATGAAAGAAGCACTCGATATTTATCCCGGTACTATATTCGGTTTCAGCCAGCCGATTCAGGATAATGTGGAAGAGTATGTAGCAGGTGTAAAAAGTTCGTTGGTAATTAAAATATTCGGGGATGATCTTCATCAGTTAGAAAAGCTAGCAGACCAGACAGCATCCATCATTAAAAATGTAAATGGTGTTGACGATGTTAATGTTTTCAGAAGTATAGGTTTACCTGAATTACAGATTAAATTGTCTGAGTCACGTATGGCAAGATATGCGGTATCTATGAATGATGCACAAGCGGTAGTTGAAATGGCTATTGGGGGTAAAGCAGCTACTGAGTTTTATGAAGGAGAACGTATTTTTGATGTAAGGGTTCGTTTTCAAAAAGAATACAGAGATAATGAAGACAAAATTGGCGAAATTCTTATTCCTACCATGGATGGTAAATATGTTCCGTTGAAAGAAATAGCAGATATAACGTTTGTTTCTGGTCCTACCTTTATATATAGAGATGGTAGCAGCAGATATGTTGGAGTAGGTTTTAGTATCCGGGACAGGGATTTAGGTTCTACCATAGCCGAAGCAAGAGAAAAAGTAGATAAGGGAGTAAAGCTGGAACATGGAAATAAAATGGTTTGGGCCGGGGAATTTGAAAGTCAGCAAAGAGCTACACATAGGCTTATGGTGATAGTTCCCTGTGTAATTTTACTTATACTATTTTTACTATATATGAATTTCCGCACAGTTAAAGATACTTTAATAGCAGCCAGCGCCATGCCATATGCATTCATTGGTGGATTTATATCGCTTTGGGCAACAGGTACTATTTTTGGAATCTCGGCAGGTATTGGTTTTATTATACTTTTCGGAATTACGGCTATTGACAGTATATTGCTTATAGCATTGATGAAAAAGAAAATGAGTACCATGAGAAATTTAAGAGAAGCTATAGATAGTGCAGTAAAAAGTAGAATCAGACCTGTTTTAATGATTGCCTTGATGGGGTCTATGGGGCTATTGCCGGCAGCCATGTCTAACGGTATGGGGTCAGAAGTGCAAAAACCATTAGCAATTATGATTGTAGGAGGGATAGTAGTATGTATGTTGTTGTCATTTACTATTTTACCTCAGGTTTTCTACTTCGCATATAGAAGAAATAAAAAACTAAAACCATAA
- a CDS encoding EF-Tu C-terminal domain-related protein → MKKKFRDITVKKETYEWQFLTVIRIKVKNNSSYTLTVDIGWYDVWLYINSLPPDDCELWQVTPQFVHDAIIFALDNGWKKRFKQLSIKYKNKMFLFSEKNNKLPDLEAEIYYFKEEEGGRKTAIANGYRGQFFYNDKDWDAPQNFINKETCQPGESIKVFLTTLNPVFHFGNFFMGKTFLIREGNRTVGKGKITRILNPEFEIPEFEEKIITAINEFPEEYLEPLTFLNFLIKTEKYSFLSRHFFNSVEDLQNTFQEMEKQAVLIRISESLYIKL, encoded by the coding sequence ATGAAAAAAAAATTTAGAGATATAACAGTAAAAAAAGAAACTTATGAATGGCAATTTTTAACTGTAATCCGAATTAAAGTTAAAAATAATTCCTCTTATACTTTAACTGTTGATATAGGCTGGTATGATGTTTGGCTTTATATAAATTCATTACCTCCGGATGACTGTGAATTATGGCAGGTTACACCTCAATTTGTACATGATGCAATTATTTTTGCTTTAGATAATGGATGGAAAAAAAGATTCAAGCAACTTTCTATCAAGTATAAAAACAAGATGTTTCTATTTTCTGAAAAAAATAATAAACTTCCTGACCTGGAAGCAGAGATCTATTATTTTAAAGAAGAAGAAGGGGGTAGAAAAACAGCAATAGCAAATGGTTACAGGGGACAATTTTTTTATAATGACAAAGATTGGGATGCACCACAAAACTTTATTAATAAAGAAACCTGTCAACCCGGTGAAAGTATAAAAGTGTTTTTAACTACCCTTAATCCTGTTTTTCATTTTGGAAATTTTTTTATGGGAAAAACCTTTTTAATAAGAGAAGGAAATCGTACGGTCGGTAAAGGGAAAATTACCCGAATACTGAATCCGGAATTTGAAATACCTGAATTTGAAGAGAAAATTATTACAGCTATTAATGAATTTCCTGAAGAGTATTTAGAACCTTTGACTTTTCTTAATTTTTTAATTAAAACAGAAAAATATTCTTTCCTCAGCAGACATTTTTTTAATAGTGTGGAAGATCTACAAAACACTTTTCAGGAAATGGAAAAACAAGCAGTGCTAATAAGAATAAGTGAATCTTTATATATAAAATTATGA
- a CDS encoding sensor histidine kinase produces the protein MKIQTRLSIISSALWGIVFIVVSLLIFGLYKRNIENSVYRNLKKTSQIIGHYFFEEDEVSPKEFLKIKKQYEKMADPDYEIYDEDNQLVYGNTPDISVSIIENIRLKKKLMFTTENFLCYGVYYNDNQGDFVIITKEKKKDVYNYINPLIWILLSAFILGLLATVLLNKWIANIAYRPIRDTIKQVKEMSPGDSMQLTTTHTVQDELYDLTETFNELLSKISDTFKIQQNFVSYVSHEFKTPLTAIQGNLEVFSLKDRTPEEYHTLTDTLISEIQQLEEILETLLIVSDLRKNTDISEQIRIDEMIFEIIKKVSGKYPDYTEKLNFEWEISPEREDLLQINIDKTQLFIALFNLIENAVKFSKGNGVNIKLFEVNKKLGLTIQDHGIGIPEKQLSEISKPFYRAENAGNISGKGIGLSIALRIFEKNSINYKINSIENKGTEINLSFL, from the coding sequence ATGAAAATACAGACACGTTTGAGCATAATTAGCTCAGCTTTATGGGGGATTGTTTTTATCGTTGTTTCCCTTTTAATTTTTGGACTTTATAAAAGGAACATCGAAAATTCTGTCTACAGAAATCTTAAAAAGACGTCTCAGATCATCGGACATTATTTTTTTGAAGAAGATGAAGTAAGTCCCAAGGAATTCCTGAAGATCAAAAAACAATATGAAAAAATGGCCGATCCTGATTACGAAATCTACGATGAAGATAATCAGCTGGTTTATGGTAATACTCCTGATATTTCTGTTAGTATCATAGAAAATATCCGGTTAAAAAAGAAATTGATGTTTACCACGGAAAATTTTTTATGTTATGGAGTTTATTATAATGATAATCAGGGGGACTTTGTTATTATAACCAAAGAAAAGAAAAAAGATGTATATAACTATATAAATCCGTTAATATGGATTCTTTTGTCAGCTTTTATATTAGGTTTGTTAGCCACCGTTTTACTAAATAAATGGATTGCAAATATTGCTTACCGCCCCATAAGAGATACTATAAAACAAGTGAAAGAAATGTCGCCGGGAGACAGTATGCAGTTAACAACTACTCATACGGTTCAGGATGAGCTCTATGATTTAACCGAAACTTTTAATGAATTACTCAGTAAAATTTCAGATACATTTAAAATACAGCAAAATTTTGTGAGTTATGTTTCCCATGAGTTTAAAACACCTTTAACAGCAATTCAGGGTAACCTCGAAGTGTTTTCTCTTAAAGACAGAACGCCCGAAGAATACCATACGCTTACTGATACTTTAATAAGTGAAATTCAGCAGTTGGAAGAAATTCTTGAAACTCTACTTATAGTTTCTGATTTAAGAAAAAATACTGATATTTCTGAGCAAATCAGAATTGATGAAATGATTTTTGAAATTATAAAAAAAGTTTCCGGTAAATATCCGGATTATACTGAGAAGCTAAATTTTGAATGGGAGATTTCTCCTGAAAGAGAAGATCTATTACAAATAAATATAGATAAAACCCAGTTGTTCATAGCCTTGTTCAACCTTATTGAAAATGCTGTAAAATTTTCGAAAGGAAATGGAGTTAATATTAAATTATTTGAAGTAAATAAAAAATTAGGATTGACCATACAGGATCATGGAATAGGTATTCCGGAAAAACAATTGAGTGAAATAAGTAAGCCTTTTTATCGTGCTGAAAATGCAGGAAATATTTCAGGTAAGGGGATTGGTTTATCCATTGCTTTGCGAATATTTGAAAAAAATAGCATCAACTATAAAATTAATTCAATAGAAAATAAAGGAACAGAAATTAATTTATCTTTTTTATAA